In the Quercus lobata isolate SW786 chromosome 5, ValleyOak3.0 Primary Assembly, whole genome shotgun sequence genome, one interval contains:
- the LOC115990519 gene encoding uncharacterized protein LOC115990519 produces MLRSYITRFNKEALSIDEADDKILVAAFTNGLRKGKFLFSLYKNESKTMSDVLYRATKYMNAEDALLAREEKPRKRERQKDTRQDRGRKMARTGDRRNERRSRPPTGKFTSFTLLTTPIDQVLMQIKDEGALMFPGKLKGDPSKRPRDKYCRFHRDHGCDTANCYNLKQQIEALIRQGKLQRFVNKERTDPPQEQVS; encoded by the coding sequence ATGCTGAGATCCTACATAACACGTTTCAACAAGGAGGCCCTTTCAATTGACGAAGCGGATGATAAGATACTCGTAGCAGCATTCACTAATGGGTTACGGAAGGGTAagttcttgttttctttatacaaaAATGAGTCAAAAACCATGTCGGATGTGCTCTATAGAGCCACCAAATACATGAACGCGGAAGATGCATTGCTAGCCCGCGAGGAGAAGCCCAGAAAGAGGGAAAGACAGAAGGACACACGACAGGATAGAGGACGAAAGATGGCTAGAACCGGAGATCGACGAAATGAAAGGCGCTCTAGACCCCCCACTGGGAAGTTCACGAGCTTCACCCTATTAACCACCCCGATAGATCAAGTCTTAATGCAGATCAAAGACGAAGGAGCCCTGATGTTCCCTGGTAAGCTAAAGGGAGATCCCAGCAAGAGGCCAAGGGACAAGTATTGCCGCTTCCACCGTGACCACGGGTGTGACACAGCCAACTGCTACAATTTGAAACAGCAGATTGAGGCTCTTATTAGACAAGGGAAGCTACAAAGGTTCGTCAATAAGGAAAGAACCGATCCGCCCCAGGAGCAGGTCTCATGA